The stretch of DNA GATGAAGCACAAAACGCATTTCATGCCATTCGTGCAGATTCCTGGGAGGAAACCGCAGTTTGTCACGTTGTTGAGGGCAATGGTGAATGTGATGACCGCAGTCTGTATGTTGGCTGTGGATTTCAAAGTATTTCCTAGAGAGCTAGCCAAAACGGAAACGTTTGGATTTGGCTTGATGGATATTGGCGTCGGAATGTATGTGTTCACCAATGGAATCGTTTACAAGGTCAATAAGGAGCAGACACTCAACCTGAAAAGAGTTCGAGATGTATGTCTCAGCAGCTTCCCCCTCGTAGTATTGGGAGCAGCGCGGTTTTTCATCACGCAAGAGATAGACTATCAGCAGCACATCTCGGAATATGGTGTGCACTGGAATTTCTTTATCACATTAGCTATCATTAAGATAATTGGGACACTGATGATGGATGCCATCAAAGACCCGGAGATTGCAAAGTTCATCGCAATAACCATCCTCTGCTGCCACGAAATGCTACTGCATTTGGGTGTTTCACGTTACGTTCTCAGTGCGAAAGTTGGACGCTCGAACTTTGTGGACGCAAATAGGGAAGGCATTGCATCGATACCAGGTTATATCGCGCTGTACCTCGCTTCGGCTAACGTAGGATCTGTTATGCGACCATCGATGGAAATTCAACCAGCCAAAAAATTTATTCGCAACGCTGTTAAACTCAGTTTCATCGCTGGTGTCTGTTGGAAGATGATATATGTATGCGAGGATATGTTCGGCGTTTCGCGGAGACTCGCCAACATGGGTTATGTTTTCTGGATATTATCGCTTGGAACCACTTTGTGTGTTCTGTTTATGCTGCTGGAAGTTTTCATATACTTCGTTCGATTCGAGGAGCCGAAAACGCCAGAACAAATAATGAAGGGTGATGATTTCTGTATTCCTTATACGCCGCTGATATTGGAAGCTGTCAACGAAAACGGGTTGGCTTTCTTTCTGGCGGCGAATCTACTGACAGGGTTGGTAAATATAGTTTTCCAGACGATGCTACTGGAGAAGGCGGCAGCTTTGACTATCATTAGTTATTACAGTTTCATCCTTTGCGTAGCGGCTGTATTCATGCACGTGAACAAGATCAAACTGAAAGTTTGGTAACAAAGCAGTGATTTTTAGGCGATCAAATCTAGTCATTAAAAAGAAAGACACATTTAGCTTGTAGTGAAAAcagtttaaaatattgtccataTACTTATTCCAAAAACTTCATTTGTAGCGTTGTAAGTACATCGAACTTCAATTCGATAACATTAAGACTTTTAATAAACCATTAAACCATTTTAATAAACCACCATTGTACAGTGCAAGCATTGCGATGACACGACCCATTTGACATTATAAGTATCATCAATCCTATCAGTTAAAGTGCGAGTATTCGGCACAATTATACGATATTTCGAGAACATTGTTCATTGTTTTTTcgttaaaaatattgaacattgTGTTCCGTTGGCGCGAAGCGTAAATAGTAATCGATGTTCAGTTGGAATAAAACAACATAAGAAGTATGAATGCAAATAAACTTTTgcatatcaaatatgtattctatgtaatgtAGCAAttaattttctgcaatttgggatttgaaaaatcttgaacggacTGCGTGAAGTATTCAAATGATATCAAatgataattttcgttcaaaattttacACATGAAATCTCTCCTGAGATTTATGAAACTGATAAGAAAGCCGTTTCTCCATGCCAACTCAACATTgtggtagatgtcgacactgtatcgcGAATTGGGTACATATCCAATGTCctagaaaaaaggtaatgaagatggcaGAGTTTCaaatgacatagcatgcgctttgtgctcccgtggacgagtggttagcgtcataactaatatgccgggtgttcgggttcgattccctttctggtcgggggaatttttcgtcaaagaaatttcctccgacttgcaatgtgatcacgcgtattctagagcttgccactcagaatgcattcaaggcgtgttatttggcatagaaatctcaactaagtactaataaaaatgacgcaagtaatactacgttgagacggcgaagttcctctaggaacgttagtgccattgaagaagaagaagaagcatgcgctgccaaactatttctcaaatagtgacgtcagtcattgtgtttatttttgattgcccaccgcatccgtgtgaaaatgcttttttcaataaacgtgttataaatgaaaaacatacatATTATTGATGTTCCCGCGTATTATAAacataatgtgatagcgtgcagtggacatttgtgaaatcacgtcgaaggAAACTAACAGAAGTGATATTTTAGTGAAACATTTTCACTCCTCCACggccatagaaacaaacgaactttCCTTATTTTAACGATAACATATTAATATTACTGTGGCTCTtagtgtgggtgtgtgtgatgTGAGAAGATAGTCTTTAATTAAGCAGTGTTTCactgaaaatgttactgctttcgaagaCTAGAACTACGACTACGCTCTGGGGTTTTCACCATATTAATAAGGGAAATAGAccacaatacaattgtcatctgttaaaagacaaaaagttgcaagatttcatgagaaatttgaCTCAAACCATCATGAAACCGTGAGTATTTTGAACATTCTTTTGTTTCTTCCGTATACACTTCGTAAAgaacgcaaataattacgaaaccATATTTTGGTCgccaatacaaatatacttcgcctactgcttcacctcgATATTTACTCATTGGTACATATCATAGGGATGCCAGTTTTTAAATGATTgaatatacagtaagttacatttaatgcgacatttagctaattggacagacctataATGCAACATATTTAATtcgacatttttacctctagttggttatggccccacattgaaagtaaccaccagacgtcgacactgtaccattcTTATCGCCAATATCCAACTACAGGtctcctccaatgcgacactgagtggtgcctcggcatgtggcattaaatgtaaattactgcagtttgaaaaaaattctaaaatatttttatagatgtaagcaaaaaataaaaaaaaatcaatgaaaatatgaaatatcACCCATAGGGTAAGGTGACATTGGCTCGGAGtattcacgaaaatttgattgtaagaatagaaacaaacaattttgttcgatagaagctgacgaattccaACGAAGcaaggggaagcaatgtaaccacaccaatacaagtcaatgtggttgtttactttcactattgtatacaattcgtacgaccacttttctgcatccagtgtcaccgctgCCTTATTCTCATTTTCGAACTAGTAGGAAACGTATGCAAATCCCatccttgttttcgtacgagccATTCGTCGTATTTTCAATTTACGGTCGTACTAGATCAAGTTATTGGTGTACTACCAacgtcctggaaaaaaggtaatgaagatggtcgagtttcgagcgacatagcatgcgctgccataactatttcgcaaatagtgacgtcagtcgttgtgtttatctttgattgcccaccgcatccatgtgaaaatgctattttcaagaagtaatttatcaattaaaaacgttattttttgtagagctcccgctgactATGAGGCTAAAGTGTTATCGTGGAGTGAATAttagtgaaatcacgtcgaaaaagacggataaaagtgatatttccatgcggcattttcactcccccactcccccaagtttcattattttaccgttatgtaGTTGATATTTCGAAGgctgtgtatgttgtgagataataagcgccaattaatcaaaatttcaccgaaaatgttactgtttttcgagaactaagcatacgactgctcacTGGAacttttaccacatgaataatcgaaataagccacgatataattgccatctgttaaaaaacaaccagttgaattatctcatgagaattttggctcaaattatcatgcaaccgtgagtacttgcaacattgttttgtttcttccatatacattccatattgaatgcaaataattacgacacgatattttgtttgccaatacagatacacttcgcctactgctccacctctatatgtacatTGGTGTACTACATTATCGACATCGTTGACAGTCATGAGGTGTTTACGTATCGAACATGTTTAATTTATGATACAGAGTTATCTAAACGTTGGAGTTTATTTTTGTGGTTTTGATTTGTGCAGCTGAATAAAAACGAGATATAGAGCTGGTGAGATTTCTTAAAACATGTCCGGACTATTTGTACTCTGAATAATATGATTGTTCGAAATTGTTGAACGCAGATAATCTTCCGCTATTGCGGATTGCCGGCTATCATACTATCGGACATGCAATCCGTGTGTATCCGCCCTATTCGTTATACGACTAGTCGGCTATTGACATTGAGAAAATCCCTGCTCTGCAACCGCCGTCCGGTAGCAACAGATGACCCTATAGTGTCAAATTTTGCAGCAAGGTTCTGTCGCAATTACGAGTTCTGCAACCGGAACCAAGATGTTACTGTGAAAAACTACGTGAGTGCAGATGAACAACGACACCAAGATGAAGCAAACGAGAAAGAGCCAGAATGGGTGTCGGCAGGACCGAATGCGCCGAATGCTCATGAAAAACAACTGAACAACAGCAACAGTCAACCCAACAGGCGCGCCATCCATCCCAATGTGAGCTTCAGTTTCATACCCAATCCATAATGCAGAACGCTTTGCTccgtaaaaaaaagacgggtgggtaatgtcggggacataaccggagaaacgtaggactacaccaaggggtgtccattattcgaatatcatggagcacagatcccagaattaCCAACTTTTCATGCACAAAATTAAAGAGAAAAATAACAGGATAGAGTAAAACCTCAGCACACGACAAATTATGATTGTTTCGAATTTGCATCTAAACACTCAAAcgcggtgcaaatgttgtaggggttattgttcagcccgcaacgaacacacacttaatggcaagcatatcgtaataaaAATTTACcggcattcctcatgaataactgtattctactagtcaagtattgcatttgatacccatattgatggggctttgagaaaatatataatccgcTGTTTTCTAGTgagcgccatcttggattttcaagatcatgaaatacacagtttataatgactgcagagataaaggtgtgttccaaatttcagatcaatcggtcaccAGGAAGggagtcaaatttcaattaatatggtacagcgctatagacaaacatgttacatacaaacatgtcacagctgaataaaaccgtttaaaaactccagctTTCAATCGAATCAAGCGGGTTTAGCCTCTCCTAAACTCGGCGCGATGCTTCCAActcttttaacacacttcgataggctctcctgctccagATCGCATAGAAACTCCTGTATCTACTTtatgcggtatcgcaccgcatacatcccctgcaaatgcagcgatatctcttaTGCTCAAAATCAATctcaagatagcgtctttcctgcttggcgtccgatgatagaatgtggccaggCACCActatcgctcactttatatagccatacagttaacgttgtagcgaccgcatATATTTATTCATAATCTCTTTTTCGTCCTCCaccttcaccttgtccatacgtttccCCCGTACCCGTGGTTGTTTGTAATGAATAGCTTTTCGCTGCGGGAGCGCacacaaaatgtatgggaaagtggggaattctttctttcttcatcaatttgaactttatatgagttGAGAACCCGTAATGTggagcatataaacaattactgaggatatttcctatcaatgtgtgcaattggaaccaaaatccattcattaattgaggaggtattagcgttcaaaaactgaacactttttcatactgaaatattgaaatgggcccccatattgaacggttagacgtagtcctacgtcaaaaactgcaGGATCAACGCAAGGTGCTTTGTGATTAGAACAGTCGAATTGCTGCCGCTGCTGCAGTGGCGAACGGGAACTAAATGCAACTGTGCAGCAGCTCGTACAATCGATTTGTCCAAATGTGCAGCGGAGCATTTCAGTTTTTAGCCAAACTGCTAACAATTGTAATCCTTTCAATCAACTCTTCCCAGCCTTTGACATATATTCTAATGGAACACATTTATCTGCACAGCCGACTCTGCAGGAGCGTCACgcaaaaaatgtatcaaaagaaacaTGGTGGACCCACGAGCGCTAGAAGTTCTCAGAAAGCATCGAATTTTACAGATCAATTCTTACATGtaaaggtaggtttagagttcccgtgaacgtgaacgcggacaaacacttttttgttaattcaTCAGcccatatataaaacgcgaggaaaacatcttgaaacgataggaagaaacattttctagttaaaaaacatgtttaaacgcaattcatattgataaaagaggattgattcaatatttcacaacgattctgaatttccaccgtggaatcgagatgttggtgaactcaccatagttcaccgacttcggtgaacgtgaacgtggaaacagtggtgaatatagacgtcaaaatgtttcctcgttcatgttcacgttcgaatgtcccaaggcattctgaaaattatttcaccgtgaactgtaaaaggatatgtttagcaattctcatgttttcaatgaaaattttgatatggatgctatttcatttaaacagatctctgcacgggttgaaaaacttcgttgcttcgggttgattcatgaacaactgtatattttatccgaattactttattgaagctcAATGTTTATATACTTCACGTTcactgccgaacttttaatatgaacgtgaacgtgaacgaaaacgttctattcaccacgattttttgagttgtttgttcgcaatatagttcaccgtgaaatgatcatactattccaccacctgttcaagttcacgttcacgggaactctaaaccaggcttAACGAGAGAACTGGATTCTAACAATCGgtctgattctacgcggcgtgtgtggtgagatgacaattgtcacatcaccaacacgcaactctcctcactcttttcctacagtcgtatcggatgccgtgagaggtaCATTCTATGTAAGTGAGAGGAGGAACTGCAAGTGACAAGGTGTTTATTCTACTGGTTGCCAAAGttgatcagagatgccacattcgcacatatGTCTAAGAATTtgcaaacatttaatttttgtcacAACCTTTTTTTCTTGCTGCAGGCTCTTTgaaatagtgacaaaacattattggttccaaatgataaacgaagctggtcagtTTTGCAGATTTGTATCTcataaatattagaaaaaaacatctggcatcccagaatttcatttatttcactcagagaggtcagatatttgttttgctacAGCCAGTGCATTTTCGTTGTGTACTgggacattctgccgaatttgcgGCCATTTGATTGGGATTTAGTTTGCTCAAGCAGAGTGAAACAGATTATTGTTTTCTTTCGTTTGTTTTtgtcgtagttgctgctgctccTTGCGCTCTCAGTGTTCAATTGTTGCCCTGGCTCCGGCGTTTATCACGGCTCCTTGAATGGATATGTGGTTCGGTGATGATGACTCGCTGCTGTATAGATTAAACGCAAGATCCATGTAaaatatatagtgtagaataaaTTAATTGTTTTCATGTAATGGAATTATTTTCGGAGTGCTTATTCGTCCGATCCAAGGATAACAGATTCACTACCGCTTTCAAAGGAAATTCAAACTGCTTGCAATTTGCCACACGCTCTGTGAAAATTGATGataaattgaattaaatgaTACATACAATACCATAACTATCGATTCTTTACGACCATAAACGACACTTACTATTTCTCTCccacttttcatttgtttttgtgtgctgtcgacacctcaaggcatatcgacgattgtcacctagaattcccagttcatgtgacaatggtcacgtatatttgagagcgagaatacggtgagagttcatgcaagtgagatttctcacggcatacgcctggtggaatcgcgtgaaaTACGTGACAAtcgtcatctcacctcacacgccacgcagaatcaGGCCGAATGCATTTACCAGTGCAGAAATGGTTATCTCTTGCAACACTCAAATATAATGCTGCTTCTACTATATATTACCGTTTCTGATTACATTTTTATATGTTTGTGGTTGTTcttttttattactttttatAATAACGTGCTTCGGatgatcatatttttttatgcaaGCGGAATTTTGATAGAAATTCTCACTGTCTGATTTATATTTTGCAAAATTGTATCGATTAATTTGTTGTAGTTTATTAGCATAAGACGATTACAGGAATATAAATTACAGGAACGAATGTTCATTCTAATTTATTTCGTCTTGAAGCTAAGGTCGCGATCGGAATATCTCACTTGGTGGACTTGTTTCACGTGGACAAACATTTGCGGACGAGTGTAGTACTCCATTGGACGATATTCACATCTGAACTAACGCACATTCTCATGTCGCTTCCTGTGAGTTTTGAGGGCCAATTTCTGCTCGATAGACAATCCACAGGTGTCTCACATAAAGTCGCGAtgcttttattatttatttttttattatttttaatacaTTTTACCAATGTAAACATACTCACTTCAAATGTTTCTCCATATGAACTTCTTTGGATAATACGTTTTAAAATTATCGCTTGAATATCGTTTTGACTTTACTTTGACTACCAATGTTCCTAATCGAATCtcgaatgaaaacaaaacagaagtgaaaaaataaaaagcatCTGTCATCGATGTCGATAATATAGTTTATCCAAATGAGTTTAGTACACAAAAATACGGCCGTAAATCAGAATGGCTTTTTATTATGACGTATCGTATCCGACGAATAAATATACGGATACGGCTGTAAATGAGAATAAGGCTAGACGCAAATTgggaagcgtatagcgctcgtaagcgaacacgagactaccaacacgactcatacgtgccacaaacgtagcgtggtgaagcgcatattgagtcgcagtttggtgtaaataacgtgccactcgTCTACAATatctgattcacacagagttacgcgatatatttattcacTAATACAACCACCCGACCGGTTTAtaattgttcaccaacacaaccaccATTACTGgcacgaccagcacgagaaactgtggttcagccacagcgtcacgcgaatcgtgtctcacgagcgctctaccacctcgcgtcatctggccaatttgcgccgttctatcttgggtgaataaagtgcgattcacatacaacatacacgtcacgttcacgtcccgtcacgtcacgatacgtcaatgattctacaatgcaattctcatgaaaacattcacatacaccagcaacgtaacgacccgtcagcatacgttcaacgaaaacgaccggcagggtttgtagaaaagaataattgacggagacggacggctcgtttggtttttgtctgggttttgtgtctcggcttttgttttgatttggttgtacagtaatttacatctacatcgacattaagctaattgaacagatctgtgatgcaacacgtttaattagacatttttacctctagttggacatttttgtaaacatagagttcggggcccaaattatgaccccacattgaaagtcgccaccagtcgcaaatgtccaattaccggccaccaatgcgacactgagtggtgcctcagcatatcgctttataagtaacttactgtaccttttatgccaacatatctcttagctccaaatttcggagtggaaatcattcgcgactagttgaaagaattattctatttattattattgttgcataagggtcggactacggggtttaagcatttaaataatttaattcaatgattctcattgaatttttcaaaatttagaactgattctaggcatgctgatttgaaagagggcattgcaatttaaaattgttgtaggtggcgacaccatgaataaaattaaataaatcattcgtttggcatttgacgtgacggtgctggtggaagcattgactgcatgtgtgaattggtggagacgttgacggaacgtagacgttcttctccgtaacgtgctatgtgaatcgcacataattcgtccctttaccactgcggaagccaaactgcgtttTTGACGGACCACTCGTCTAAacaaagtagaatcattttcccTAACAATTTACGGATACACCATAACGTTGTTATCGGTCTATAGGAATTGGGTGTCTCCTAAAATTGTTCTTTTGAATGCAACTGAACGGGTTTACCGTTAAAAGAAATAGTACTGATTTTACACGAAGAAAGAATAAAGTTAGTTAGAAATCGACAACACTTCCACATCATCATTATCCAAGATgctaaactataggtgtttcgttcttgacactttcatgacAATACGTGAGACGAGTTGCGAGACGTAGCTTTCTGCattgtttactttttgtttggttgtgtcgttatggtttcatatcaactcgctgagAAAAACAACTGAGTAAagaaataagcaaatatatattcgtgaaaaatagtgtactagagctgcaataaggtatttatattacatattattcaatagttttGGGGGACAGTGAGGATTTGAAGAGCTTGTGAGTGTGATTAAAGTGCTATAAGtctaagaaatctgttgtccaactcctccacagataatcgttcatctcgcggttctctatcatgccaaaattatattgtgaatatcttattttcttcagatgccgtattattgtgcagtaaaaggaTGCGGAAACAACCATGTGAAGAAGCCATACCAGCTGCTACTGATTATTTTCCTGTAATATATGGAAAATTAGCAACACAAAAgtaaaattaattcaaaaagtaAACACGAACCTGTTGCAATCATCGTCAACCTCCTTGTGCTCTAGCATTTGAGCAAAACCAATTACTTTCAACAACTCTTTCCGGATCTTCTGGCGTGATCGATAGTCGTGATTCCAACAGTTTATTTCACCTGTAATATATTAGCAACACAAAAGTCcactaatttgaaaaataaacacgaACCTGTTGCAATCATTgtcaacctccttttgctctagcaaAACCAATTACTTGTAACAGCCCTTCCGGATCTTCTGGATCTGGTAATCTCGCAATCAGCGCTATTTCTTGTCACCGTCGCCGTAAGTACTTTTTTCCCCGCCGATAGGatccaaacagaagtacatcttgcttggaaaaaaagcattgattgcgcggctagaaCCTAAAAcatactcaaaacatccttctgcactgtttttaattcgaccgctgattgtagatatctgaaaaagtagaagcaattatgagaaattgttatacgaaaaaatccagaaaattacctacctacagtaaagcgcgagcagctattttgccgacgaatgcatttgtcaccaaaagatatgatatgttttgtaaacaaatttgttttttcacgagcaatggccgaacagcaattttgacattgcggtccacctatagtatagCACCTTGATCATTATCATTCTGGTAGCGAAACGTCAGGAGGCGAATAGTGCAGCTGTGGCACTGTCAAAGTGACTGCATATATTTACTCATCGTCGCTCGGCCAAATTCTAAATACGAAGTTTTATTTTCTCGCAAGTTTAGCACGGAACACAATCTGGCCCCCGAACGGGTTGGTAGCTTGACGCGGGATTGATGCGAACCAGTGCAGCACCATGGGTATGAATGTGAGCCGTCAAGCGGATTTGGCCGAAAACGAGTATCTGAAGCGGTTTGTTGGCAAAGAGCACATCCCGGCCTACAACGATGAGTTCTGGAATAGTTTCCTGCAGTATCACATCAATCTGCCAACAAATAGGTACTGTTTGAACGGCTTATCAGCGGGGAAGTGAAGCTAACCGTGACGATTATCATCAGACTTGatgaaaaagcttttttttttgttattttaactGTGCAATATTGAATTTGTTTCTATCGAACTCTTCACAGCCAAG from Toxorhynchites rutilus septentrionalis strain SRP chromosome 3, ASM2978413v1, whole genome shotgun sequence encodes:
- the LOC129777381 gene encoding uncharacterized protein LOC129777381 isoform X2; the encoded protein is MDPEEYKVLHESCMQNNNGTSAVQVFLHVVPSYFALFHAVQLTSAAAVTHIPGRFMLEFCLIVLPFVLIVTILSQSVMKITITLAFTTIIAVVHQMKHKTHFMPFVQIPGRKPQFVTLLRAMVNVMTAVCMLAVDFKVFPRELAKTETFGFGLMDIGVGMYVFTNGIVYKVNKEQTLNLKRVRDVCLSSFPLVVLGAARFFITQEIDYQQHISEYGVHWNFFITLAIIKIIGTLMMDAIKDPEIAKFIAITILCCHEMLLHLGVSRYVLSAKVGRSNFVDANREGIASIPGYIALYLASANVGSVMRPSMEIQPAKKFIRNAVKLSFIAGVCWKMIYVCEDMFGVSRRLANMGYVFWILSLGTTLCVLFMLLEVFIYFVRFEEPKTPEQIMKGDDFCIPYTPLILEAVNENGLAFFLAANLLTGFILCVAAVFMHVNKIKLKVW
- the LOC129777381 gene encoding uncharacterized protein LOC129777381 isoform X1, whose translation is MDPEEYKVLHESCMQNNNGTSAVQVFLHVVPSYFALFHAVQLTSAAAVTHIPGRFMLEFCLIVLPFVLIVTILSQSVMKITITLAFTTIIAVVHQMKHKTHFMPFVQIPGRKPQFVTLLRAMVNVMTAVCMLAVDFKVFPRELAKTETFGFGLMDIGVGMYVFTNGIVYKVNKEQTLNLKRVRDVCLSSFPLVVLGAARFFITQEIDYQQHISEYGVHWNFFITLAIIKIIGTLMMDAIKDPEIAKFIAITILCCHEMLLHLGVSRYVLSAKVGRSNFVDANREGIASIPGYIALYLASANVGSVMRPSMEIQPAKKFIRNAVKLSFIAGVCWKMIYVCEDMFGVSRRLANMGYVFWILSLGTTLCVLFMLLEVFIYFVRFEEPKTPEQIMKGDDFCIPYTPLILEAVNENGLAFFLAANLLTGLVNIVFQTMLLEKAAALTIISYYSFILCVAAVFMHVNKIKLKVW